The Amycolatopsis mongoliensis genome includes a window with the following:
- a CDS encoding S53 family peptidase, with protein MHRRLIGVLSAAVVALGAFVPAASAAPAPRAACPDPGPGLLRCLTTYTSLRALADGPAGWGADDLAAAYGLPSDAGPDTLVGISIAYDAPNLEADLAAYRAQYGLPPCTTANGCFRKVNQQGAPAPLPAASFGWAMESTLDVSMVSAACPSCRILVVEGNTPEFADLAETEDTAVRLGASVVSNSYGARESGAPLAFASHYQHPGVTVVASSGDAGFTAASYPAVLPTTVAVGGTTLARDPSSARGWAESAWQYGGSGCSAYIAKPSWQKDTHCGKRTVADIASAAEDIAIHYTDAGGWLPANGTSASAPYVAGLIARSGHAGATQPSSLYAKASSFTDITAGTNDPTGGGKKCGNDYLCVAGPGYDAPTGVGVPSGLTGF; from the coding sequence GTGCACAGAAGACTCATCGGCGTGCTGAGCGCCGCGGTGGTCGCTCTCGGGGCCTTCGTCCCGGCCGCGTCCGCCGCACCGGCACCGCGGGCGGCGTGTCCGGACCCGGGTCCGGGCCTGCTGCGCTGCCTGACCACCTACACCTCGCTACGCGCTTTGGCCGATGGCCCGGCCGGCTGGGGCGCCGACGACCTGGCGGCGGCCTACGGGCTGCCTTCCGACGCGGGGCCCGACACGCTCGTCGGCATCTCGATCGCCTACGACGCACCGAACCTGGAGGCCGACCTCGCGGCCTACCGGGCGCAGTACGGCCTGCCGCCGTGCACGACAGCGAACGGCTGCTTCCGCAAGGTGAACCAGCAGGGTGCTCCGGCGCCGTTGCCGGCCGCGAGCTTCGGCTGGGCCATGGAGTCCACTTTGGACGTCTCGATGGTGTCGGCGGCGTGCCCGTCGTGCCGGATCCTGGTGGTCGAGGGCAACACCCCCGAATTCGCCGACCTGGCGGAGACAGAGGACACCGCGGTCCGGTTGGGCGCTTCGGTGGTCTCGAACAGCTACGGCGCCCGGGAGAGCGGCGCACCGCTGGCGTTCGCGAGCCACTACCAGCACCCGGGTGTGACGGTGGTGGCCTCCTCAGGCGACGCGGGCTTCACGGCGGCGAGCTACCCGGCGGTCCTGCCGACGACGGTGGCGGTCGGCGGGACCACGCTGGCCCGCGACCCGTCCTCGGCCCGCGGCTGGGCGGAGTCGGCGTGGCAGTACGGCGGCAGCGGCTGCTCGGCGTACATCGCGAAGCCGTCGTGGCAGAAGGACACGCACTGCGGCAAGCGAACGGTCGCGGACATCGCCTCGGCGGCGGAAGACATCGCGATCCACTACACGGACGCGGGCGGCTGGCTCCCGGCGAACGGCACCAGCGCTTCGGCGCCGTACGTCGCGGGCTTGATCGCCCGGTCCGGACACGCGGGAGCGACCCAGCCCTCGTCCCTTTACGCGAAGGCGAGCTCGTTCACGGACATCACGGCGGGCACCAACGACCCGACGGGCGGCGGCAAGAAGTGCGGTAACGACTACTTGTGCGTTGCAGGGCCGGGCTACGACGCCCCGACGGGCGTGGGAGTTCCCAGCGGCCTGACCGGCTTCTGA
- a CDS encoding LuxR C-terminal-related transcriptional regulator, with protein MLPPPPVRVLVAERDPAVRARLGSLLAETDGIEVIGSASDAAAARATLRSRLPDVVLLDLRLAPLGPVFRRPAVVALVTFDSDAGILRALRDGASGYLLRSARRNELIKVVRLAADGHVVLSPDASRRLVSAATRLSGPRDERLAGVDRLSLREREVLVGIGSALTNAEIATRLGVAEPVVRSLVTQVVRKLGCAHRTEAGLLAYERGLCRPG; from the coding sequence GTGCTGCCCCCTCCGCCGGTCCGGGTCCTGGTGGCCGAACGCGACCCGGCGGTGCGGGCCCGCCTGGGCTCCCTGCTGGCCGAGACCGACGGCATCGAGGTGATCGGCTCGGCGTCCGACGCGGCGGCGGCCCGGGCGACCCTCCGGAGCCGGCTGCCGGACGTGGTGCTGCTGGATCTGCGGCTGGCGCCACTGGGACCGGTGTTCCGCCGCCCGGCGGTGGTGGCGCTGGTCACGTTCGACTCCGACGCGGGGATCCTGCGGGCGTTGCGGGACGGGGCTTCGGGGTACCTGCTGCGGTCGGCGCGGCGCAACGAGCTGATCAAGGTGGTCCGGCTGGCGGCGGACGGGCACGTGGTGCTTTCGCCGGACGCTTCCCGCCGCCTGGTCTCGGCGGCGACGCGGCTGTCGGGCCCGCGGGACGAGCGGCTGGCCGGGGTGGATCGGTTGTCCCTGCGGGAGCGGGAGGTCCTGGTCGGCATCGGCTCCGCGCTGACGAACGCCGAGATCGCGACACGGCTCGGGGTGGCGGAGCCGGTGGTGCGGAGCCTGGTGACCCAGGTGGTGCGGAAGCTGGGGTGTGCGCACCGGACCGAGGCGGGATTGCTGGCTTACGAGCGGGGGCTGTGCCGGCCAGGGTGA